One Bythopirellula goksoeyrii genomic window, TGTTTCACACGGATTTGCAGAACAGGCTGGCCGGATACTTGTTCCACTTTGACATCTTCCGCACCGGGAATCGTGTTGAGCGCCCGTTCGACCTCCGATGCCTTTTCGACCATCAAATCAAGATCATCGCCGTAGAGAATGGCGGCCACATCGGAGCGAACCCCCGAAATCATTTCATTCATCCGCATTTCAATCGGTTGCGACAGAGCGAGACGCGGGCCGGGCAAGTCTCGCAATTCTTCTTGAACAAGCTTCGTAAGCTCTTCTTGTGTCTCAGCACGCATCCATTGCTCACGCGGACGAAGCGTGATAAACAGGTCGGTAAGCTCTGTTCCCATGGGGTCGGTTGCAACTTCTGCTGTGCCGATTCGACTCCAGACTTGAGCAATCTCGTCTGGGAACTTTTCTAATAACACCTGCTCCATTTTTGTGTTGTAACGAATCGATTCCTCCATTGTGGTTCCGGCCAGCCGCACCACATTAAGCGTAATCGCACCCTCGGAAAGCCGAGGAACGAACTCGGAACCTAGGTTAGGAGCTACGAGCGAAAAGACGCTCACCAGCAGCAACAAAGCCGAACCAATGACGAACGCTTTGTGGTGCATCGTAAACCGCAGCACCGGTGCGTAAAGTCGCTTGAGCACCCTGATAAGCAGCGGCTCTTTTTCTTCAATGCGTTTGGGCAAAAACAGGCTTGCCAAGACAGGCATCAATGTCAGCGACAAAACCATCGACCCAGCCAGTGCCATGATAACGGTCAACGCCATTGGCCTGAACAACTTGCCCTCGACCCCTTCGAGGGTCAGGATCGGCAAGTAGACAATCATGATGATAAGTTCGCCAAACATCGTCGGTTTACGAACTTCGACTGCTGCATCGCGAATAATTTGTAAGCGACTTCTGCCGTTTCGGTTATTCGCTAAGTGTCGCACACAGTTTTCGATCATTACTACCGAACTATCGACGACCAGTCCAAAGTCAATCGCACCAAGGCTGAGCAGGCTGGCTGCAATTCCGAACTTCAACATTCCTGAGAAGGCGAAAAGCATCGATAGCGGAATCGCCATCGCAACGATGATTCCCGCTCGCAGATTGCCAAGAAAGATGAACAACACTGCAACAACCAGCAGTCCACCCTCGAATAAGTTTTTCTGGACGGTGTGAATAACGTCGTTGATCAGCTCCGTTCGGTCATAGACCGTTTGGAGTTTCACTCCGGGAGGCAACGTTTCACGAATCGATTGTACCTTTTGCTTGATTGCCCAAGTAACATGGTGGCTATTCTCACCCATCAGCATGAAGCCAAGTCCCAGAACCGCCTCGCCGCGACCGTTCGCAGTGACAGCACCGCGACGGATTTCGTGACCGACCTGCACGTCTGCCACATCGTGGACGTAAACTGGAACGCCTTCTTCGGTCGCGATTACGATGTCTTCGATCTCTTGGATATTGACGGTTCGCCCAACACCGTGAACGAGTAGCATTTCGCTGCCGTCAGTGACCGTTCCACCGCCGACATTTTCATTATTCGATTTGATTGCATCGGAAACCTGCTCAAAGGTCAGGCCGTACTTGAAGAGACGCTCAGGATCGAGTCGCACTTGATATTGTTTTTCGTAGCCGCCCCAACTGTTTACTTCCGCAACGCCGCGCACCGACCTCAACTGGGGCTTGACGATCCAATCATGGATCGTTCGCAATTCCGTCATCCGCTTGATGCGTTCTTCCTGCGACACCCTCGAGAAATCGACGCCGTCATACACCAAGACATAGTGAAAGACTTCCCCCAACCCAGTTGAGACAGGTCCCATTTGCGGTCGCTGAATTCCGTCAGGCAATTCTACGGTTGTGAGACGTTCGTTGATTAATTGACGAGCGAAGTAGATATCAATGCCGTCGTCAAAAATAACCACAACCTGCGACAAACCGAACTTGGAAATCGAGCGAAGTTGATTCAAGCCTGGCAAGCCGCTGATCGCTTGCTCGACTGGAAATGTGATCTGTCGTTCGATCTCTTCGGACGCTAACGAGGGGGCGACCGTATTGATTTGAATTTGCACCGGAGTCGTATCCGGGAACGCATCAATGTCGAGTTGTTGAAGTGAGAACACCCCAACACCCGCAAACAGCAACGTAACCAAAATAACCGTGGCACGGTGCTTGAGCGAAAAATCAATGACCCAATTAAGCATCCTTGCTCTCCTATTCGGCGACGCAGTCGCAGCCTGCACCAAGGTTGTTTTTAAGAAGCTGCGCCCGAAGTACGTCGCTGCCAGCGGTCGCGATGACTTCACCGGGCAGGACGCCGGAAATCACTTCGGTGTATTTTTCGCTAGTAGCGCCCAATCGAACCGAGCGAACATGGAAGACCTTGTAGTTCTCTGGACTGTCGAAGTAGTTCTTGTCGCGAACAAAGACGACTTGGCAACAACCTTCCCAGTGCGATGAACCAGTCGGAATGACGATGGCGTCAGATTCTGTCCGTAAAACTACTTCTCCCGTGCCAAAAGTTTCATTGCGAAGCCTACCGTTAGAGTTATCTAGCACCGCGCGCACTTGAACCATGCGAGTCGTTTTATCTGCCGACGTGCTGATCCAATCGATGGTCCCACTTACACTCTCACGACTGCCATCAGCTTGGAAGTGAACTGGTTTCCCGATCGCCAACTGGCTCATATTTTCAAGCGGAACGTTCAGTGTCAGCCACATCTGGCTAATGTCGGCGACCTGAAAGAGAATACGTGTCGAATCAACTAC contains:
- a CDS encoding efflux RND transporter permease subunit; the encoded protein is MLNWVIDFSLKHRATVILVTLLFAGVGVFSLQQLDIDAFPDTTPVQIQINTVAPSLASEEIERQITFPVEQAISGLPGLNQLRSISKFGLSQVVVIFDDGIDIYFARQLINERLTTVELPDGIQRPQMGPVSTGLGEVFHYVLVYDGVDFSRVSQEERIKRMTELRTIHDWIVKPQLRSVRGVAEVNSWGGYEKQYQVRLDPERLFKYGLTFEQVSDAIKSNNENVGGGTVTDGSEMLLVHGVGRTVNIQEIEDIVIATEEGVPVYVHDVADVQVGHEIRRGAVTANGRGEAVLGLGFMLMGENSHHVTWAIKQKVQSIRETLPPGVKLQTVYDRTELINDVIHTVQKNLFEGGLLVVAVLFIFLGNLRAGIIVAMAIPLSMLFAFSGMLKFGIAASLLSLGAIDFGLVVDSSVVMIENCVRHLANNRNGRSRLQIIRDAAVEVRKPTMFGELIIMIVYLPILTLEGVEGKLFRPMALTVIMALAGSMVLSLTLMPVLASLFLPKRIEEKEPLLIRVLKRLYAPVLRFTMHHKAFVIGSALLLLVSVFSLVAPNLGSEFVPRLSEGAITLNVVRLAGTTMEESIRYNTKMEQVLLEKFPDEIAQVWSRIGTAEVATDPMGTELTDLFITLRPREQWMRAETQEELTKLVQEELRDLPGPRLALSQPIEMRMNEMISGVRSDVAAILYGDDLDLMVEKASEVERALNTIPGAEDVKVEQVSGQPVLQIRVKQDEIARYGITASTVMNLVRALGTHHVGEVYEGQLRFPLIIRLPEKARANPDAIRQILVATPSGERIPLSRLATIEKVDGPNTIKRDWYQRRITIEANVRGRDLGSFVAEAQRVVAEKVQFPTGRYRIEWGGQFENLERAQTRLMIVVPIALLMILSLLYMTYRNWVDSLRVFTGVPFAWIGGVLALWIRDMPFSISAAVGFIALSGVAVLDDMLLVSTIRQLRRLGRSLDEAVEEAAMTRLRPILMTTLVASLGFVPMAFSTGMGAEVQRPLATVVIGGVCSAMIMSLLVLRVLYVVFNSPVEKFDGDGGDDDRHRLQPDPPNNPEVEHELDSDYSFESKNAPERLTV